The Liolophura sinensis isolate JHLJ2023 chromosome 6, CUHK_Ljap_v2, whole genome shotgun sequence genomic sequence GCCGAGTACACGTAAAAActaaatcatacatacatacatacatacacacatacataccaGTTACCAAGCTCCAGCCCCAGGTTGTTCATGTGTAATATAGTATTGCTTCGTTGAGCTCCGTCATTTGTATGTTTAAGGTTTAAGATTCACCCTTGTACACTTTCTGAATAACCGCAGTCCCACTGTATTGCGAAGAAACCTGGGTTAATATGTAAAAAGAACTCATATTAACCCAGGTTTCTTCTCTAACCCAGAATATGTAAAAAAGATTGTGGTttgaaggaaaatgaaaaaaaaaatatgttagtAAAATGAAAACGGCATATTTTTATCTCTCCGTAACCCCTTCGTGATGACCCCGCTTGTCGTTAGAAAATTTTTAGCGTCACGACCATTTTTATGCCAAACAGTGGAAAGTGGAGAagcttttttgttcttttgtatATTAATACACATCCTAAACtacacataaaacacatgaCAACTACATGTTTCACGTATACCTTAAGTCACGGAGGTTTCAACAGTTTGAAAATTGGCCCATGTATAGTGATCAACAACCACTCGTAATTTTCGAGGCGACCAGGGCGTTATTCTGCATGACTGCTCGTTACTCTTCTGGTCACCACATCTTCACAGAAATCAGCATTGGTTTTGTACAGTGTTTGCCTCAGTAAATCCATGCGTCACAAATTCATAATGTATGTGTTTTCCTGTATGTGTTGTCCTGTATGTGTTATCCTGTGTGTGTTGTCCTGCATATGTTGTCCTGTATGTGTTGTCCTGTGTGTGTTGTCCTGTATGTGTTGTCCTGTATGTTGCCATGTATGTGTTGTCCTGCATGTGTTCTCCTGTATGTGTTGTCCTGTATGTTGCCATGTATGTGTTGTCCTGTATGTGTTGTTCTGTATATGTTGTCCTGTATGTGTTGTTCTGTATATGTTGTCCTGTATGTGttgtcatgtatgtgaaattctATTCTGGATGTacgctgtatttatttatttgtttatttatttgatttttgtttaatgccgcactcaagaatttttcatataaacgatggcggtcagttttatgagtggaggaaatcggggcaccaaggatatatatatatatatatatatatatatatatatatatatatatatatatatatatatatatatatatatatatatatatatatatatatatatatatctgtgtgtgtgtgtgtgttattaaTCTTGATTCACCGCTTCAACTACAAGGTGCATGCATTagatatttgtaaataatatacacTTATAAATTTACCACTTGTCAACACCCAGTTTTGCCATGCGGAAAGTCATTATCTCGGAAATCCGCTTCTCTCTCTCATTTGGCTGCAGAGAGATATTCTGTGTGTGATGTCATCAGAGTGGCTTAagagtcatatatatatatctgagtCAAGCGTAAAACAACCAGAGTGATTCTCCTCACAGACGTGACAACAGCCATCTCGGGAACAAAGTTCTTTACATTATAATAAGGTAAGACTTAGATGAACGAGTCTAAATTCAGATTCAAGGTCCACAAGAATATATTACACTGTAACTGGTGAAACTACTATATAAAATGTCgctttttcacatttctttatCAAACCTTACGCCAAATAAACACCGCGTCCCATTACCATAGTGCAAAGGAAAATACGGTTTATTACGGCAAAACAGACTCAGAGAATCTGAGACAGATATATACTCTGTATGCGAAAAGGTTTGTATGATTTGAAtgaatcttttgtttgtttggtctTGGAAGAAGCATGCACCAAGCCATTACATCTTGTTGGTGATgacaacaaatgtattttttaaatgtctcGTCACCATTGCCATCTATGCTTAAGATGCTATACAGGCCTGAGTAAACCCGCAATCCCAGCTCCTTttcttgaatgaatgattatgggttaAGGtcacgtcggcaatatttcagccatattgtggcgagaccTATCTTGAACATCTTAAAATCACATGAACTCAGGCTGTGGTTAACGACACGGCCACGGACCTATTCCTACTTTTTTTAACGATACatttggtttttctttcttttttcttttgtcagatcactaacaaatgtttttattttctattttaatcTTTGGTCTTGCTGTCGTTCAAAGAATGGTGAGACAAAATGGCGAACACAAGGCGACGTCGACAGCTGGCAGTCGCTGGGCCTCCATTAGACAGAGCAAACTGTTTCCCGGAGCTATTGGCATTTTGGGTGGAATTTTGGGAGGAGGTTTTCTCTTTATGCTCCTCGTGCTTAGTTACGACTACTCCCCGTTTGTAGCAGGAATCATCTCTGCTGTGGTCACCTTGGCGATGTGTGTGGCGATGGCCTTTTCTCACCGCGCCCGCTGTACGTGCCTCCTGGTCCTCCCAAGTCTGGCCACAGGCAGGGGTAGGGCGGCAATCTTCTCACTCATCACAGCCCTACTCCTCCAGGGACCCGTCCTGAACTTAAACTTCAACGTGAACGAGATGGCGGCCAGCTTGTCCTGTGGTACGGAACTAGCCTACAACCAGAGTCGAGAGCTACAGGAGCTGTTGAGGAAACCGATAGAAGCCCTGAATAATCAAATCATGGAGAATGTGGAGGAGTTCCGTGCAGTTGGATCTGGGATTCGAGGCGTTGTTAACGCCGTGGAATCAGCCACTCAAAGAGCGCAGAATTCGATAAGAGACGCCGTGAGCGCGGCGACATCAGTGAGTTTACCTTAACTTTTGCTTTATCACcactttattttatattcattaaGAATATATGCTAAATCAGCGCATTTTTTCATCACTATTACAGAACGCACTATGATGTGTGGTTAGAAAATGTTTAATACAGTTGGGTGAGAATAGTTAAGCATATGGCTCTCCACGCATGGCATGCTTACATGTCGTCCAACAGGaaactttcatttatctttACAAATCGAGACAGCCATAATGTTTGGTATACTCTGAAACACTGAATGTAGAAGTTATCCGAGTTTTTAAGAATTAAAAATCCTCTTTTGATAATATGGCAGTagttaaatttttgaaatggcTTTTTGGTTAAAGTCATATATATCTTACTACAAATTTCAAGTGCGGAGAATCGAACCAAACCTTTTACCCTTACCGATAAACTGTCAAGTCCCTTTCTCTATGATCATTACGATTTCCATTACTCATGAACCTGataagtgaaatacaatagATTATACGATGTGAACTTCATATTTTAAGGTCAAAAACATAACTCAAATATACGATCATGTATATATCAcactatatactatatatgtgCTGAACTGGGATGAAGACGGGAACGATTTCACCAAGGTAGGTAGTTTTCAAAGGTCGCCTAATTTGACTGGTTCTGTTGTATATACACGTCATAGTTTCGAAAACAgttattattacaaattgctATTTTGTGTTTCCTCTCATTTACAGTCATGTCGAAAGGCAATGAACAATGCCGCGAACAAGTGCTCTGGAAATGTGGACAAGGTCATTCGAGACTGTGAAGGAAAACTCAGAGTACCAGTCTTTGGGTAAGAACAGTGTTATTTAAGTTCTGCTTCTATACAACTGTGACATTAGATAAATCTACATAAACCTGGTAAAAATGAAAGGTCACGCGTGCCGCTGTAACGAAACAAAGTTGTTTAAAGGCGTGTAACGACAACTGCATAAATCATATGTTATGTTTTACAAAGATAAAGCCAATGAAGATGCAAATCCCCAGGGGACCGTTTTACAAAGAGGGTATGTCAGAAAGAACTGTAATGACGATATATTCCTAGATACTCCAACATGCTTGTCGTCGTGGTACATTCTCTTGGTAAGGCGGATAAATATTATATCTCGCATGATTTCAACCAAATGTTAACCAATCCATGTCGATGTGCTTTGTCCAAAACAGTCGGTATAATTTAATCAAACTAACCTTAAATGACAGAGTAATAGCCCGTGCCGATGTGCTTTGTCAAACAATACCTGtgttttaattatatgtatTGGTCGCATACAACCTTCAATTACATATTCCGTTATGTATGTGTTCCAGGTCAGTAACCACCGCACCTTGCAAACCACTAAACGCTGTCAGAAAATCGTGCTCCGCAGTAGGGGTTGTAGATGGAGTGTGCAACATTGTCTCAGGTGCCGACGTTGCTATTAATCGGGCATTGCAAACCTTCACCAGCGGATTCTCCGCGGTCAGGAATCAGCTTGACTTCGGCATTCAGCAAGACGCTCCGATTAACAACAACGCAAACATTTCGCGAACAGCCCAAGAAATCACGGCAGCCATCAAGGCGGAATTCGCTCAGAAGACGGATAGCGTACGCCTTGTTGTTAGTATCGCCAGTCGAGTAATGGCCGCCTTTCTCTTGGTTTTATTTCTAAACGCTGCCCTCTACTTACGATCATATCTCTTCAAAGACAAACACGATAATATTTACATTACCAGAGCTTTTATTGACCTTGATGAACGAAAAACCACTGAAGGTCAATCAGAGACCGTCTTACCACTGACCTCAAACGAACGTAACAAGTACATAACGGTCCGTTCCTGGCGACTTTCACCTTTCGAAAAGCGGACTTTGCTCAAGGGACTGGGAATGTTTTTCCTTCACCTTTTGATATCGTTGACTGTTTGCAGTTTGGATTACGTCTTGTACTGGGCGATGGAGATAATCCGGGATCAAGGACAGGTTGTCTTCTCTCTTACTGGAGATTCCAGTGTGCTGCTGAAAGTTACCGGTAATGGCATTATCGCACAGTTTATACGAACATTTGTTCAGGGTTTCTCCGAAGAGTTTCAGTATAACAGTACAATCAGTACGGCAGCGTGTTTGCCCGCGCCTCGACCAACCCCTAACTCCCAGCTATACACTCTGGCGTCCCTCTACCTGCTTACTCTACTGCTAGTTATCCTACAGAGCTACGGTCTGCGTATCAGGCACTGCATTGCCAGCCTGTTCTATCCAGAGAGAGAAAAGGAAAGGGTTTTATATCTGCGCGATGCCATCTTTCGCAAACGCAGCTACCGAAAGTCGCAAGCGGATCGCATCAACAAGGAAGCCCATAGTGCGAAAATGAGGGCAGAGAAATTCCGTCTACCACCAAGAGGATTCCCTTGGAAACGTGATGTGTGAGTTACATGGCTACCGGACAATTTCTTATCCCAGTGAATCTCCAATTACATTAAACAGTTTGTTTATAATACATCTGTACTCTATAAGTCAActtaatttacaaaataaaatgcattcatttattgagttatttgtttacttatttcttcatttattttttttatcattattttatttattatttacgcTGCATTTAGTGGATTGGTGTCCTGATTGGTTTTTTATTCATAATTGGCAACCACTGCatatattgttaaactgagtGTAAAATTTTTTCCACCAACACTCGGCAGTATTCGccgaatgacgtcatacaaatccaacctttacgagctgtcagagcttcgccatttagttcagtgttaagaaAGCCACaaaagtgacaacaagcatattgAATTTCTACACAAAATGGTTTGCTGTACTGCACactgttgtaaaaacaggtggTCGAAGAACCATGAAACCATGGggtttttttcaagttttcagacGATTTGGTCTTCAAGGAAGCGTGCATTCACGACACAAGAAGGAagggttttatacccaccaaacaTAGCCGTATCTGCTTTTGCCATTTTCCAGCAGAAAGCTACGAGAGGGATACAGATGAGCTCGAAAGATTTGGCTACTGTGAGGGTAGGAGTCGACTAAAACCTCAAACTATACCCACCATAGTCACCATGGGTGGCAGACACAACCCAGGACATCTTTATTGAGACAATTTGAGCGAAACCCCCGATGTTGACACATGCACGATGATTGACCCTCCTCCAAGGCTTTCCATTTCACCCTTGCTGACTTTTACACAACAGACTTCCAATTCTGTCGGCATCACTACACAATTTGCACGACACCTGCACACAGTGGTTATAAAATACTATCACCGTGTActaaactgaactgaaaacttacaaataactaatctctgtacactaacgccGACGTCCACATCGCACGTGTTTATAGGCCTATTGCACACAACTATAGGCCCCTAAAAGGCATAGGGTACCGGTAGTTGTCATTGCATATGTGTATGAATTTAGCATCTTTCGGGGAATGGAATGGTTATTTGAAGCGGAAAGAAGGACAGagtagtaaatattaaatcttatatacacacgaaatgtaCGACTACAGTGTAAGACAGGGTAAAGCTATAGCAATGTAACAAGTATCCCTACGGTACCGGTAAAAGATAATGCAATAGTCATAAGTCCTGGACCATGTGTGAGTCATAATGAGAACCGTTTAGCGTACCCGAATTCATTTCTCCTCGTGTAAGGCAAGGCAAAGCTATAGCTTACCCCTTCTGTACCTGGCGGATAGCTGGAGATCGACTAGAGAAGTAAATCTAtattttggtggatttaaagttataattacgtttctcagagaCCCTGCCGGTATCATACTGTGTAAACAGGTTATGAGCTTCATAATTAAAACAAGTAGCTAAATCTAATCCTTTAAGAAGACTTACTCGTACGAGGGGCATCAGATACACAGTCTTTTGTATCAGATTAGAAGATTGCTATACCCTATACCCCAGGCTTACTTTTTGTATAGGGTTTAGGGAATAGCATGATATAAGCTATAAGCACGAGCACTACCTATTAGATGCAAGGATCTGCAGTCAGATACAGATCCAGAGAATGGTGTAAATCTTAGAAGAAAGAAGTGCATCTCCTTCAGGACATAATGCCACATGCACCTGGTGCAACCAAAGCGACTGATATTTCACAGGACTGGTCATACGAGGCCTCATCTCCATAATAAATTCATAATTTCTATATTTGCTagttaatgccatactcaagaatattcacctGTAGTATAGGTGTCTGTTTTAGGGATAGAGGTAATAAGATTGTCCAAGGTAAAgcactgacatttggcaaattgCCAAAGCAACGTTCTCACACGCATGTGACCTAtagatgtgcacaccatattggtcaACGAGTGTCGTCGATCAAGCAACCCGTCTGTTGTCACCAAGAGCGAACAGTGAAAAAGAGagaattccctgtccaaggccggatttgaacccacaaaTCAGGTGTTCTTTTTATTGCAAGACAAGCGTCTTAATTACTCAGGGACGATCCGCTCCCAActttatcattttcataatcaAGTAATCGGTGGCATCATAtaatacagaatacagagtTTGACGAGGATCGACTGACTGTTTCCTTCAGCTTTAAAGTTGCTTTCTACATTTCTACTTTCG encodes the following:
- the LOC135468762 gene encoding DC-STAMP domain-containing protein 2-like; this translates as MVRQNGEHKATSTAGSRWASIRQSKLFPGAIGILGGILGGGFLFMLLVLSYDYSPFVAGIISAVVTLAMCVAMAFSHRARCTCLLVLPSLATGRGRAAIFSLITALLLQGPVLNLNFNVNEMAASLSCGTELAYNQSRELQELLRKPIEALNNQIMENVEEFRAVGSGIRGVVNAVESATQRAQNSIRDAVSAATSSCRKAMNNAANKCSGNVDKVIRDCEGKLRVPVFGSVTTAPCKPLNAVRKSCSAVGVVDGVCNIVSGADVAINRALQTFTSGFSAVRNQLDFGIQQDAPINNNANISRTAQEITAAIKAEFAQKTDSVRLVVSIASRVMAAFLLVLFLNAALYLRSYLFKDKHDNIYITRAFIDLDERKTTEGQSETVLPLTSNERNKYITVRSWRLSPFEKRTLLKGLGMFFLHLLISLTVCSLDYVLYWAMEIIRDQGQVVFSLTGDSSVLLKVTGNGIIAQFIRTFVQGFSEEFQYNSTISTAACLPAPRPTPNSQLYTLASLYLLTLLLVILQSYGLRIRHCIASLFYPEREKERVLYLRDAIFRKRSYRKSQADRINKEAHSAKMRAEKFRLPPRGFPWKRDV